A window from Leptospira meyeri encodes these proteins:
- a CDS encoding TRL domain-containing protein has product MKINSNSKGKKFIAAILAIFFSLWMNNCANFGQPQGIGPTGLLYASYSLGLSERNLPKLPLKKGKSCVKRYGFFFTSGNASIGSAANTSGIVEIYRIEKEATNYLSLYSSLCTVVWGI; this is encoded by the coding sequence ATGAAAATAAATTCCAATTCAAAAGGGAAAAAATTCATAGCTGCGATCCTCGCAATTTTCTTCAGTCTTTGGATGAATAATTGTGCTAATTTTGGACAACCACAAGGAATTGGGCCTACAGGCCTTCTCTATGCATCCTATTCCTTAGGTTTATCAGAACGGAACCTACCCAAACTACCTTTAAAAAAAGGAAAGTCCTGCGTGAAACGATATGGATTCTTTTTTACTAGCGGAAATGCAAGCATTGGTTCTGCCGCTAACACTTCCGGGATTGTAGAGATCTATCGAATCGAAAAAGAGGCAACAAATTACCTCTCTCTTTATTCTTCACTCTGTACAGTAGTTTGGGGAATTTAA